A section of the Spirosoma pollinicola genome encodes:
- a CDS encoding SulP family inorganic anion transporter — protein MNTQVKPITHFVPAKGLAGFKENWQSDLLSGFLVSLIALPLSLGIASASNFPPIMGVLTAIIGGLVVAFFAGSEPTIKGPAAGLIVIVAGCVDELGKGDNDLGWKLALGVIVAAGVVQVLMGMLKVAKLADFFPLSAVHGMLAAIGIIIMSKQLHLAVGIAPSELKGKEPLELIAMVPHSLSHMEWHVAVIGIVSLIILFTWPNIKSAAVKRVPSALVVLVVAVALGLYFHLSDTKLYSAIKPLVNPGEFKLSYNADFGAWSGDSLPIALKYLAMFALIGTLESLLTGKAIDLLDPYKRKSNLSKDLTAVGIGNIGAALLGGIPMISEVARSSANLTNGGKTRWANFFHGGFLLLFVVALVPLIKLVPVAALSAILIAVGFRLAAPKEFRHMYHTGAEQLIVFVITIIATLTTDLLIGIAVGIITKLIIQLVLGLPLKYLFNPDQELVSNGSHHILTINGAAVFTNYLSIKKQLDSIPQEAGQHVTVDLHHAQYVDHTVMENLHNYERDFQLAGGDFHVINLDEHKPMSAHPLAARRKRVLA, from the coding sequence ATGAATACACAAGTAAAACCAATTACGCACTTCGTTCCGGCGAAAGGTCTTGCCGGATTCAAAGAAAACTGGCAGTCTGATTTATTGTCAGGTTTTCTAGTCTCCTTGATTGCCTTGCCACTGAGTCTTGGAATCGCTTCAGCCAGTAATTTTCCACCAATAATGGGCGTACTCACGGCCATTATCGGTGGCTTGGTCGTTGCCTTTTTTGCCGGGTCAGAACCAACGATCAAGGGACCGGCTGCTGGTTTGATTGTGATCGTTGCCGGTTGCGTTGACGAACTTGGCAAGGGCGATAACGATTTGGGCTGGAAACTGGCGCTGGGCGTCATTGTGGCAGCCGGTGTTGTACAAGTGCTAATGGGTATGTTGAAGGTGGCTAAACTAGCTGATTTCTTCCCACTATCTGCCGTACACGGCATGTTAGCGGCTATTGGCATTATCATTATGTCGAAACAGCTTCATCTTGCGGTAGGCATCGCTCCCTCGGAATTAAAAGGGAAAGAACCCCTCGAATTAATTGCAATGGTACCTCACAGCCTGTCGCATATGGAATGGCACGTGGCGGTTATCGGTATCGTAAGTCTGATTATTCTCTTTACGTGGCCAAACATTAAAAGTGCCGCTGTCAAACGCGTTCCTTCTGCGCTGGTTGTGTTGGTTGTTGCGGTTGCTCTAGGGTTATATTTTCACTTGTCTGATACAAAACTTTACAGTGCTATTAAGCCGCTGGTAAATCCTGGCGAGTTTAAGCTGTCCTACAATGCCGATTTTGGTGCCTGGTCTGGCGACAGCTTACCCATTGCGTTAAAATACCTGGCTATGTTTGCCCTGATCGGCACACTCGAATCACTCCTGACGGGTAAAGCTATTGACCTGTTGGACCCTTACAAACGTAAATCGAACCTGAGCAAAGATTTGACCGCCGTTGGCATTGGCAACATAGGAGCCGCATTATTGGGTGGCATACCTATGATTTCGGAAGTGGCTCGTTCATCGGCAAACCTGACCAATGGTGGCAAAACCCGCTGGGCTAACTTCTTTCACGGCGGCTTCCTGCTTTTGTTTGTCGTTGCGCTTGTGCCGCTCATTAAACTCGTACCCGTAGCTGCCCTTTCTGCTATCCTGATTGCTGTTGGTTTCCGTCTGGCTGCCCCTAAGGAGTTTCGTCACATGTACCATACGGGAGCCGAACAATTAATTGTATTTGTCATTACAATAATTGCTACCCTGACAACTGATTTGCTTATTGGCATTGCGGTGGGCATTATAACTAAGCTCATCATTCAGTTAGTACTCGGTTTGCCCCTGAAATACCTGTTCAATCCTGATCAAGAACTGGTTTCGAACGGTTCGCACCATATTTTGACAATCAACGGAGCAGCCGTGTTTACAAACTACCTGTCAATTAAAAAGCAACTGGATAGCATTCCGCAGGAAGCAGGTCAGCATGTAACAGTTGACCTTCACCATGCACAGTATGTTGACCATACAGTAATGGAAAACCTGCACAATTACGAGCGTGATTTTCAACTGGCTGGTGGCGACTTCCATGTTATAAATCTTGATGAACATAAGCCAATGTCCGCTCACCCGCTGGCGGCTCGTCGCAAGAGAGTACTGGCTTAA